The Rhea pennata isolate bPtePen1 chromosome Z, bPtePen1.pri, whole genome shotgun sequence genome includes a region encoding these proteins:
- the SPIN1 gene encoding spindlin-1: MKTPFGKSPGQRSRADAGHAGVSASMMKKRTSHKKHRNNVGPSKPISQPRRNIVGCRIQHGWKEGSGPVTQWKGTVLDQVPVNPSLYLIKYDGFDCVYGLELHKDERVSALEVLPDRVASSRISDAHLADTMIGKAVEHMFETEDGSKDEWRGMVLARAPIMNTWFYITYEKDPVLYMYQLLDDYKEGDLRIMPDSNDSPPAEREPGEVVDSLVGKQVEYAKEDGSKRTGMVIHQVEAKPSVYFIKFDDDFHIYVYDLVKTS; this comes from the exons ATGAAGACCCCATTTGGAAAATCACCAGGTCAGCGATCCAGAGCTGATGCAG GTCATGCAGGAGTCTCTGCCAGCatgatgaagaaaagaacttcCCACAA AAAGCATAGAAACAATGTGGGACCAAGCAAACCTATTTCTCAGCCACGAAGAAACATTGTAGGCTGCAGAATACAGCATGGATGGAAAGAAGGGAGTGGACCTGTAACACAATGGAAGGGCACAGTTCTTGATCAAGTTCCTGTAAATCCCTCTCTCTATCTTATAAAGTATGATGGATTTGATTGTGTGTATGGACTAGAACTGCATAAGGATGAAAGAGTTTCAGCACTTGAAGTCCTTCCAGACAGAGTTG CTTCATCTCGAATTAGCGATGCCCACCTGGCAGACACAATGATTGGCAAAGCTGTGGAACATATGTTTGAGACAGAGGATGGCTCAAAAGATGAATGGAGGGGGATGGTCTTGGCTCGAGCTCCTATTATGAACACGTGGTTTTATATTACCTATGAGAAAGATCCTGTCTTATACATGTACCAACTCTTAGATGATTATAAAGAAGGTGACCTTCGCATTATGCCTGATTCCA ATGATTCACCTCCTGCAGAACGGGAACCAGGTGAAGTTGTGGACAGCCTGGTAGGCAAACAAGTGGAATATGCCAAAGAAGATGGCTCAAAAAGGACTGGCATGGTCATTCATCAAGTTGAAGCCAAACCATCTGTCTATTTCATCAAGTTTGATGATGATTTCCATATTTATGTCTACGATTTGGTGAAGACATCTTAG